The following proteins are encoded in a genomic region of Nocardioides sp. cx-173:
- the ypfJ gene encoding KPN_02809 family neutral zinc metallopeptidase — translation MRFNPKARLDTSRMRDAGRGTRGGGRGGGRGLPIPGGIGGGGIGGVVLLVVLFVVAQCSGVDILGGGGGGGTGGSGSAFDTSRMADTGRYAKCEDGNDANEDKDCQRVAVENSLYQFWSEELGEEFQPQQGLVTFSGSVETGCGGATSDVGPFYCPPDQTIYLDSTFFDQVLEDQLGGPDGGFVEAYVLAHEYGHHIQNLLGAMGKVRTQQGPQSDAVKLELQADCYAGMWTRAATQTEDRDGNVLFSSLTDEDIRLALEAAAAVGDDRIQSKTQGQVTEESWTHGSAEQRQRWFEVGLSEGSLQACDTFDGRRV, via the coding sequence GCGACGCCGGCCGCGGGACCCGGGGTGGCGGCAGGGGCGGGGGCAGGGGTCTACCCATCCCGGGAGGCATCGGCGGAGGCGGCATCGGAGGTGTGGTCCTGCTCGTCGTGCTGTTCGTCGTGGCGCAGTGCTCGGGGGTCGACATCCTCGGCGGCGGCGGCGGTGGCGGCACCGGTGGTAGCGGCAGCGCCTTCGACACCAGCCGCATGGCCGACACCGGGCGCTACGCCAAGTGCGAGGACGGCAACGACGCCAACGAGGACAAGGACTGCCAGCGCGTCGCCGTCGAGAACTCGCTCTACCAGTTCTGGAGCGAGGAGCTGGGCGAGGAGTTCCAGCCGCAACAGGGGCTGGTGACCTTCTCCGGCTCGGTGGAGACGGGCTGTGGCGGCGCCACGTCCGACGTCGGTCCGTTCTACTGCCCGCCCGACCAGACCATCTACCTCGACTCGACGTTCTTCGACCAGGTCCTCGAGGACCAGCTCGGCGGCCCTGACGGCGGCTTCGTGGAGGCCTACGTCCTCGCCCACGAGTACGGCCACCACATCCAGAACCTGCTCGGCGCCATGGGCAAGGTCCGCACCCAGCAGGGCCCGCAGAGCGACGCGGTCAAGCTCGAGCTGCAGGCCGACTGCTACGCCGGGATGTGGACGAGGGCGGCCACCCAGACCGAGGACCGCGACGGCAACGTCCTGTTCTCCTCGCTCACCGACGAGGACATCCGCCTGGCCCTCGAGGCCGCGGCCGCCGTGGGCGACGACCGCATCCAGAGCAAGACCCAGGGGCAGGTCACCGAGGAGTCCTGGACCCATGGCTCCGCCGAGCAGCGGCAGCGCTGGTTCGAGGTGGGTCTCTCCGAGGGCTCACTCCAGGCCTGTGACACCTTCGACGGCCGGCGCGTCTGA